A portion of the Deltaproteobacteria bacterium genome contains these proteins:
- a CDS encoding prepilin-type N-terminal cleavage/methylation domain-containing protein, with translation MPTSTAALSSERRRFERHASSGFTLLELAVVLLILGIAASFLAPRLRDPEGAALAASAERLATTARYLYDEAAYQRLPMRLNLDLDHQSYFVTVLGGEPDAPEFVPIDSPLARPVVLPDSVAFRDVVLPAVGLVTEGVVFAQFSPEGWADPLVVHLRGRSGGEATMAIEPLTGRTRVADRYVVLDAARGAGDRRDSDDRRGGANGRGGGMASSRRHGDAAR, from the coding sequence ATGCCGACATCGACAGCCGCACTCAGCTCTGAGCGGCGGCGCTTCGAACGGCACGCGTCTTCCGGCTTCACCCTGCTCGAGCTCGCCGTCGTTCTCCTGATCCTCGGGATCGCCGCGAGCTTCCTGGCGCCGCGCCTGCGCGACCCCGAGGGCGCCGCCCTCGCGGCGAGCGCCGAGCGCCTCGCCACGACCGCCCGCTACCTGTACGACGAGGCGGCGTATCAGCGGCTGCCGATGCGTCTGAACCTCGACCTCGACCACCAGAGCTACTTCGTGACGGTGCTCGGGGGCGAGCCCGACGCGCCCGAGTTCGTGCCCATCGACTCCCCGCTCGCCCGCCCGGTGGTGCTTCCCGACAGCGTGGCGTTCCGGGACGTGGTGCTGCCCGCGGTCGGGCTCGTGACCGAGGGCGTCGTCTTCGCGCAATTCTCGCCCGAAGGCTGGGCCGATCCGCTGGTCGTGCACCTGCGCGGCCGCTCGGGAGGAGAGGCGACCATGGCGATCGAGCCACTCACGGGACGGACCCGGGTGGCCGACCGCTACGTCGTGCTCGACGCCGCCCGCGGCGCGGGAGATCGCCGCGACTCCGACGACCGCCGCGGCGGCGCGAATGGCCGGGGCGGCGGCATGGCCTCCTCGCGGCGGCACGGTGATGCGGCGCGCTGA
- the gspG gene encoding type II secretion system major pseudopilin GspG, which yields MRAMRRAGHAGFTLIEIMVVVFILGLLVTLVAPRIVGRTDEARRVKAVADVKKIEEALHLYKLDNGNYPTTDQGLQALVTRPETGNVPRRWNPDGYLEAVPVDPWGSPYAFLSDGDTYTIKSYGADGSEGGEGKYADIDSRTQL from the coding sequence ATGCGGGCGATGCGACGCGCGGGACACGCCGGGTTCACGCTGATCGAGATCATGGTCGTGGTGTTCATCCTCGGCCTGCTCGTGACCCTGGTGGCGCCGCGCATCGTCGGACGGACGGACGAGGCCCGCAGGGTGAAGGCCGTCGCCGACGTGAAGAAGATCGAGGAAGCGCTCCACCTCTACAAGCTCGACAACGGCAACTACCCGACGACGGATCAGGGACTCCAGGCCCTGGTCACGCGGCCGGAGACGGGCAACGTTCCGCGCCGCTGGAACCCGGACGGCTACCTGGAAGCGGTCCCCGTGGATCCCTGGGGCAGTCCCTACGCGTTCCTCAGCGACGGCGACACCTACACCATCAAGTCCTACGGAGCGGACGGCTCGGAAGGCGGTGAAGGGAAGTATGCCGACATCGACAGCCGCACTCAGCTCTGA